In one Spirosoma agri genomic region, the following are encoded:
- a CDS encoding DUF5712 family protein, producing MPHVNITSSSSGSNAGSCGQLVEYLEKENNLKAEHKAELWFNQGRDDLRAQEVRLGIDSNTAKLKQHEAKFYLVNISPSQKELQHIGNDPQKLKEYARAVMAEYAANFQKGLGPDDVKWYGKVEYNRGYKWTDPEVKQGLTQRGKLKAGHQMHVQIIVSRKDMQNQRLLSPMTNHRGQGKNAEHGHKFGQFNRVQFKERSEAAFDTQLNYRRELEESFRYQNTMSNGSVQERAAITLELRDTQHERQQQLAADLRRAEELRLEQAKKVALSQERELPLQQEQKRSRGLGMGM from the coding sequence ATGCCCCACGTCAACATTACGTCCAGTAGCAGCGGCAGCAATGCCGGCAGTTGTGGCCAGCTCGTCGAGTACCTGGAGAAAGAGAATAACCTGAAAGCCGAGCACAAGGCCGAATTGTGGTTCAACCAAGGGCGTGATGATTTACGCGCTCAGGAGGTACGGTTAGGCATCGACTCAAATACGGCCAAGCTCAAGCAACACGAGGCCAAGTTCTATCTGGTTAACATTAGTCCTTCTCAGAAAGAGCTACAGCATATTGGCAACGACCCCCAGAAGCTGAAAGAGTACGCGCGGGCTGTGATGGCGGAGTACGCGGCCAACTTTCAGAAGGGGTTAGGCCCGGATGATGTGAAGTGGTACGGCAAGGTTGAGTACAACCGGGGCTACAAGTGGACCGATCCGGAAGTGAAGCAGGGGTTGACCCAACGGGGCAAATTAAAGGCTGGCCACCAGATGCACGTTCAGATCATTGTGAGCCGTAAAGACATGCAGAACCAACGGCTCTTGAGTCCAATGACCAACCATCGCGGGCAAGGTAAAAATGCCGAGCATGGTCATAAGTTTGGCCAGTTTAATCGGGTCCAGTTCAAAGAGCGCAGTGAAGCGGCCTTTGATACCCAACTGAACTACCGCCGGGAGTTGGAAGAGAGTTTCCGGTATCAGAATACGATGAGCAACGGGAGTGTTCAGGAACGGGCTGCCATAACGCTGGAACTACGCGATACGCAACACGAACGACAGCAGCAACTGGCCGCCGATCTACGGCGGGCTGAAGAGCTACGGCTAGAGCAGGCCAAAAAAGTAGCCCTAAGCCAAGAACGAGAGTTGCCTTTACAACAGGAGCAGAAACGAAGTCGAGGTTTAGGAATGGGCATGTGA
- a CDS encoding BfmA/BtgA family mobilization protein: protein MDVKANKSVRFDSDTDLKFSKLSEKLGRSKQELFGQMVDYFYKSKKDPADLNDELLKKELGQGINRIISFIKTQEKEALSPMLADLAQLQRNLNRLNSQYEQFFQQDDNQQVSGFFIHTQRRLLKEHQIEREQQQEMAKKLDDLLSETRSHQSEVKTQLEAKKGLKAKFMGILDHYAMQRESLNAITQGRLIKELHDNARSQVNNL, encoded by the coding sequence ATGGATGTTAAAGCAAATAAGTCCGTCCGCTTTGATTCAGATACTGATCTGAAATTCAGTAAGTTAAGTGAAAAGTTAGGCCGTAGTAAGCAGGAGCTTTTTGGGCAGATGGTGGACTACTTCTACAAATCCAAGAAGGATCCGGCTGATCTGAACGACGAGTTGCTCAAGAAAGAGTTAGGCCAAGGCATCAACCGGATCATCTCCTTTATCAAAACGCAGGAGAAAGAAGCCCTCTCGCCGATGCTGGCGGATCTGGCTCAACTCCAACGCAACCTGAACCGACTTAACAGCCAGTACGAACAGTTTTTCCAACAGGACGACAACCAGCAGGTCAGTGGGTTTTTCATTCACACTCAACGTCGGTTGCTCAAAGAGCATCAGATCGAGCGAGAACAGCAGCAGGAGATGGCCAAGAAGCTTGATGATTTGCTCTCAGAGACACGATCTCATCAAAGTGAAGTAAAGACACAGCTCGAAGCCAAGAAGGGCTTAAAAGCGAAGTTTATGGGTATACTCGATCACTATGCCATGCAGCGGGAGTCCTTGAACGCCATCACCCAGGGGCGGTTGATCAAAGAGCTTCATGACAACGCCCGCAGCCAAGTCAACAATCTGTAA